ATTATAACCATTAAAACGATTTTTAGAGATTTTTGTAAAGAACGCTTGAAAAGGGCTAAACCAACCAAATATAAAGCAGTCAGGGATAAATTGGCTTGCAAGCTTTTATTTTGGAAACTCAAAGATTATCAAAATATTTTATTGTATAGCCCATTAGGGCATGAGCTTGACATTAGGTCTTTGATTTTGAAGTTAAGGCAAGAAAATAAGTGTGTGTGGTTGCCTAAAAGCATCAAAAAAGGCGCTAATTTTTCTAAAGAGGGTTTCACTATCGCACCCTTTAGGTTGCCCTTAAAGCGTTTGGGGTGGTTTGATGAACCGAGTTTGTCGCGCCATTATAAGCGGGAATTAGATTGTATTGTCGTGCCGATTTTAGGAATGGATACAAGCTTTAGGCGCGTGGGTTTTGGGCTAGGCATGTATGATAGGAGTTTGCCAAAATTGCTCAAAAGGCAACTAAAACGCCCCTTAATCGTGTTTGTGAGTAGGGAGTTAGCGGTAGCTAATGGTGTTCTTACAGACGCCTATGACATTGAAGCGGATCTTTATATGAATGCTCGTATCGTTATGAAGAATAACAAAAGGAAACATTATGAGCAGCGGGTTAATTTACATTTCATTAGAAGTCTTGGTAGCGTGTTTGATTACCGCTCTAGTCACATATTATGTGATGAAAAGGATCTATTACGCTAGAGGGCAAGCCGTTTTAAAAAACGCTTCAGCTAAAGCCAAATTGATGGAGTTTCAAGCGAAATCTTTTATAGAAGCTGAAGAGATGCGCATGAAAAGCCAAGAATGCAAATTGCAACAGCAATATGAAAACAAGAACTTGCAACTCCAAATTCATTTTGACAAAAAAGAAGTGCATTTGAAGCATTTAGAAGCGCAGCACAAAGAATTTGTAAGAGATGAAAAACGCTATTTAGAAAAAGAAAAACAAGAGCTTGAAAAAGAACGCCAAATTTTAGAACAAGAGAAGGAAAATTTTGAAAAACAGCGCGCTGTTTGCAAAGAAGCTCAAGCCAAAGCGCTAGATGCGATGCTCAATTACATGGCTTATACCAAAGATGAAATTAAAAGCATGATTTTAGAGCAATTAGAAGAAGAATTAGAAGTGCAAAAAAGCGCGTTAATCAGGCGTTATGAAAAAGAAGCCAAAGAAGAGGGCAAGAAAAAATCGTATGCCATTTTAGCGGAAGCGACAGCCTGTTTTGCGGGTAATTATGCGACAGAGAATTTAACAACTCGTATTGCTTTGCCTTGCTCAGATTATATCGGTCGTGTGATAGGCAAAGACGGGAAAAATATTGAGGCGTTTAAAAAAGTCAGCGGAGTGGATATAGAATTTAGCGAAGATAGCAGCGAATTGTGTTTGTCCAGTTTCAATCTTTATCGGCGTGAAGTAGCGAGCGAGACGCTTAAAATTTTAATAGAAGACGGCCGTATCCAGCCTAATAGGATTGAAGAGGTTTATCATAGAGTCGCGCGCAACATGGAAAAAGAATTGCTTTCTGAAGGGGAGAGCGTGGTGTTAGAATTAGAGCTTGGGGCTATGGAAGATGAACTTAAAATTTTAATAGGCAAAATGCGTTATCGCTCTAGTTTTGGGCAAAACGCCTTACAACATTCTAAAGAAGTCGCTCTTTTAGCCGGCTTGATTGCAGAACAGCTTGGGGGGGATAAAAAGCTCGCCAGAAGAGCCGGTATTTTGCATGATATTGGTAAAGCGCTCACCCAAGAGCTTGGGAGAGACCATGTGAATTTAGGGGTTGAAGTGTGCAAGCGCCATAAAGAAGACCCGGTTGTGATTAATGCGATTTATGCCCACCATGGGCATGAAGAGATCATGAGCGTAGAGTGCGCGAGCGTGTGTGCGGCTGATGCGCTTTCAGCAGGGCGTCCTGGGGCTAGAAGAAAGAGCGATGAAGAATACGCTAAACGCATGCAAACTTTAGAAGAGATCGCGCTAGAATTTGATGGGGTGGAAAAAGCGTATGCGATGGAGAGCGGGCGAGAATTAAGAGTGATAGTCAAATCTAGCCAAGTCAGGGACAATCAAATGCCTATTATTGCCAGAAAGATCGCTAAAAAGATAGAAGAGAGTGCTCAGTATGTGGGCGAAGTGGGCGTGCAAGTGGTGCGAGAAAGCCGTTTCAAAACGACCGCTACGCTCAAGCAATAATCAAGCTTTTTTCCCGCACCTTTTCCAAACGCCTTTAGAAAAAACTTTATAATAGATGAATGAGCGCAAAAAAGTTTCTGATGCGATCACTACAAAAATAAATTCCACCTTAAAATGATAAATTAAAAGCAAGTAAATGGGCATGATCCTTAACCCCCATAAGCTTAGGGTGTTAATATATAGTGAGACTTTAGAAATGCCAGCCCCTCTAAAAACTCCATCTAGCACAAAATACCCAATTAAGGGAGCTTGAGAGAGACCCACAGCGATCAAATAAGATCGCGCCACTTCCAAAACTTCTTCATCTTGAGAAAAAAGGCTCGCAAATTCTTTAGCAAATAAGACTAAAACAATCCCTAAAACCCCCATTAAACCCATAGAGATTTTTAAAATCAAATGCGCGTATTCTGTGGCGATCTTTGGCTTGTTCGCTCCCAAATTTTGCCCTGTTAAAACCATCGCTGCGATCATAAACCCAAATCCGGGCATAAACGAAAAGGTTTCAACTCTAATACCTATTTGCATGCCCGCTAACACTTTATCCCCATAGCTCGCTACAAATTTGGATAAGAGTATTAAAGAAAATAAGCTCAATAAGCGCTCAAACCCGGCCGGCCAACCCACTCTAAACATGGTTTTTAAAAAAGAAAAATTAAAGGTTATTTTGAATTTTAAAGGGATTTTTTTGATTTGTATCCAAACGCCAAGCACGAGTAATTCCCAATAAGAGACAATCACATTCGCTAAAGCAGAGCCTACAATCCCCATTTCTTTAAAACCAAAATCCCCAAAAATCAAGGCTTGATTCAAGAAAATGCATGTAATGACCATGATGATTTTGACAATAAAGGGAGTTAGGGTGTCTGAAAAGCTAGCGAGCGCTGAAACTAAAACATTTTTTAAAAAAATACTCGGTAGCGCGATAACTAAGACTTCTAAATAATCTTGTGTCAATTGGCGCGAAGGATCTTGCAATTGCATCCAATTTAAAAAAGGCTCAATCAAAAAATAAGAAACAAACAGCACACCCAAACAGATCGCAAACGCTCCTATAAAAATACTTGAAAAAGCGTGATTGATTTGAGTAAAATCCCTAGCTCCCACAAGCCTGGAAAGAATGGCATTAGTGCCGGTGTATAAAATCGTATTGATACCATAAAAAAGCATCAAAAATTGCAAACCCACCCCTAGAGCCACAATGTGATGGTGCGAAATCTTGCCTACAAAAAAAACCGAGAGTGCAACCACTAGCACATCTAAAAAGGCATTGACCCCAGAAGGTAAGGCTAAAGAAAAAATTTTCTTAACTTGATAGATTAGCCTAATAGTAACGCTCCAACCACTCCAAAAACAATCAAAGGGAGGTTATAGACTAAAAAAGTCGGCACGCATGTGTCATAGATATGATTGTGTTGGTTGTCTGCGTTAAGCCCGCAAGTGGGTCCCATGGTGCTATCGCTAGCCGGTGAGCCTGCATCGCCTAAAGCTGCGGCTATGCCGATGAGTAAAATCGTAGATTCTGCGCTAAAACCTAATTTCGTGCATAAAGGGACATAAAACACAGCGATGATAGGAATAGTGCCAAAAGAAGTCCCTATCCCCATGGTGATAAAAAGCCCTACAACAAGCATTAAAAAAGCCCCTAAAAGCTTCCCTTGGATTACGCTTGTGATCGCATTCACTAAGCCCTCTATCGCATGCACTTTTTGCAACACTTCTCCAAACCCGCTAGCCACTAACATCACAAAAGCGATAAACGCCATCATTTTCACGCTATCATCCATAAGCGAGTCTGTTTCTTTAAACTTAATGCCACGACCCAGTAAGATGATCGCTAACGCTAAAAAGGCGGCTAAGGGCATAGAATCGGTGGCTAATTGGATCGCAAACGCCACGATAATCCCTATAAAAGTCAAATAGTCATGGTAGTTTAATTGGAGCGAATCGTAACTTTCTATATTAAAAGATTTTTCTTTGTAGTGTCTGGGTTTTTTGTATAGCGTTAATACGGCAACAAGCAGCCCAACAACCATCGCTAACCCTGCTATCCACATCACTCCTGTGATTTGCGCTAGGGTAGCGCTAACGCCATTAGCTTTTAATTGCTCTAAAATGGTGGTTTGAAAAATCAAGCCAAACCCTACAGGAAGCACCAAGTAGGGGGCTTGCAAGCCAAAGGTTAAAGCGCAAGCGACCGCTCTTCTATCCAATTCCAGCCGGTTCATTAAATGCAAAAGAGGGGGGATTAAAATAGGGATAAAAGCGATATGCACCGGCACTAAATTTTGCGAAAAACATGCGATGAAAGCGATCAAAAAGCAAAAAGTGGATCGCTTGTAATTCATTAAGCCTATTAATTTACTCAAAGCGACTTTAATGAGATTGCTTTTAGCGATCGCTACCGCTAAAGCCCCTAAAAGGATGTAGCTTAAAGCGATGTTTAAATTGCCTTTCATGCCATCTATCATTGCATTAAAACTCTCCGTGATCCCAAGCCCTCCCATAAGTCCTGCTATGAGAGTCGCGCTAATCATAGAAAGCATGACATTGAGCCTTAAAAGGCTAAGAACGCACATGCAAATGATAGCCACAAAGGCAGGATTGCTCCATATAGAGCTATTTTCTAGCATTTTTGCTCCTTGTTAAAATAAAAATACCGTGCAAAAATGATAGAATTTTTGCACTTGTTTAGTGCAAAAAACCGCATCTACCATGTTTAATCCTTTCTATAACCTTAATTTCTAATTTTAAATTGACTGATTAAATATAGCGTTTCAACAAATCGTTATAAAAATCAATGCGTCTGTCTCTCAAAAACGGCCACATTCGGCGCACTTCTTCGGTGCGTTCTAAATCAATTTCCGCATACAAAATTTCTTCTTTATCGCTCGCTTTAGCTAAAAATTCGCCCAAAGCCCCCACCACAAAACTAGAGCCAAAAAAAGTAATGCCCCCCTTAATCACGCCGCTGGGATCTAACTCTACGCCCACTCTGTTAGTCGCAATCAAAGGCAAGCCATTAGCGATCGCATGCCCTCTTTGGATAGTCTCCCATGCGTTTTGCTGACGCTTTTTTTCTTCATTAGAGTCTTCTTCTAAAAACCCTATCGCGCTAGGATAGATTAAAATTTCTGCCCCTTTTAAAGCCATAATTCTTGCTGCTTCAGGATACCATTGATCCCAACACACCATAAGCCCTAATTTGCCCACGCTTGTAACAATAGGCTCAAAGCCCAAATCCCCCGGCGTGAAATAAAATTTTTCATAAAACCCTGGGTCATCAGGAATGTGCATTTTGCGATACACTCCAGCGATTGATCCATCTTTTTCAAACACGACAGCACTATTGTGATACAACCCTTTAGTGCGCTTTTCAAATAAAGAAGCAATCAACACCACTTGAAATTTTTGAGCTAAAGCGCTAAAAAAAGCCTTATCTTCTTCAAAATATTCGCCCAAATCAAAAAATTTAGGGTTTTCGCTCTGGCAAAAATAACTATAAGGGTTTAATTCTTGCAACACCACTAAATTGGTTTTAGGGTGTTTTTTTAGCGCTTGTTCAAGCAAGTTCGCTGTATGCTCTATGGTTTTTTTTCTAGAGCCGCAATAGGCATGCTGGAGGACGCTCGTGCAAATCATTTTTCACTCTTCTTCATAATCAGAGTTAAAGTCTTCATAATCGTCATCATCATAGACATTCTTATAATCCCCATACTCTTCATATTCTTCTTCAAAGCCCTCTAATTCTTCTTCTCCAAAATCTTCCAATTCGTCTTCGTAATCTTTCATTCCACTTCCTTTTATTGTTGGTAATACCTTATTTGATAATGTCTTGCACGACTTCACTCGCTATTTGCAAACCAAAACTCGCCGTAACCGCATTAAAACTCCCAAGCTCTATGCAATGCGGAACTTCAGGGCTAAAAACCACTTTAAAATCCCCTTTAAAACGGCGTTTTTTTAAAAAATCCCTAAATTTACGCCCGAATTTATCGCCATAGCTTTCCCAAACGCTCCCCACTTGGATGTGTTTAGGGTTCAAGCGTTTCGCACTCCCCATAGAGCTGATGAATTTCCCATAAGCGAAATTTTGACACTTTATCGCTAAGCTCGTTTTAATAGGCAAATCGTCCATGCAATCTAAAATGTAATCATAATCTCTAAAATTAAATGAATTTAAAAACGCTTCATCTACATGCAAATTCAAAGCTTGAATGCCCTTATAGAGATCTTGCAACACCAACACTTTAGATTCTCCTATCCTTTCTGATCCGATTTGGCGGTTTTGATTGGTAACATCAAACACATCTTTATCAATGATAGTGATTTGCCCTATCCCTACACGATACAAAGCGTCTAGCGCAAAGCCCCCAACACCACCAACGCCACAGATTAAAACCCTTTGTCGGCCGATTTTTTTAAAATCGTTTTTAAACAACCACCTTATGCGCGTGAATCTATCTATGGGTTCAGACAACCTTTAGCCTTCAATAAAAATAGTGCTTTTATTGTATCGTAGTTTAAAAAATCTTAAGACAAAAATTTTTGAATCTTCTTAGCCTTATGCATTTGCGATTGCAGTTCTTCTTTTTCTTTTTCTAATAATTCAATGCTTTGGGCGATCATTTCCTTAAGGCTTAAAAGCGTGTCTAAATCCAGGCTTTTTATTTGCTCTAAAGAAAGGCACTCTATCAATGAAAAGGCCTGCTTAGAATCTTTTTTAATGAGAGCGATTTTAAAGGAATCTAATAACATGTTAGGTGAGTTCATCCGAATGGATTTCCCTCCATGCTTCTAACAACCCCCTAGCCACATTCAACACCAAATCAATCTTACTCGCATCATTTTCCACATTGGCCTGCGTTAAAACTTTGATTTGATGGGTGTATAAGCCGGTAAGATACACCGCCACTTCCCCCCCTTTTTCATAATCTAAAATATTCAACAATTCCGTGAAAATATCCGTAACCCTGTTAATATAATAAATCTTTTTTTCAATGTCTTCATTTTCAATACAGCGTTTGGCTTGTGAAGAAAATCTTAAAATCCCTTCATAAAGCATTTCAATGAGTTTTGCCGGGGATTCCACACTCACTCGGTTATGCTGGTAGACTTGATAAGCGTTAGCGTATTGCATAATATTCCTTTAACCTTTAAAATTGATAACTTTCTGTTTTTTTAATTCTTTTTAGCCGCCGCTTGATCGATCATCATTTGCACGGAATTGAATTTTTGATTGGCTTTAGAAATTTGGCTATCATAAGCCGCAAAGCGTTCCGCCATGATGTTGTAGCGGGTTTTTAAAAGCTCTTGAGCGTTTTCTTTGTCTTTGGTTAGGCTTTTAGCGTCTCTGTCTAGGGAATCTTCATAAATCTTTAATTTAGCGTTCCCTCCATCTATG
This region of Helicobacter pylori genomic DNA includes:
- a CDS encoding 5-formyltetrahydrofolate cyclo-ligase — its product is MKRAKPTKYKAVRDKLACKLLFWKLKDYQNILLYSPLGHELDIRSLILKLRQENKCVWLPKSIKKGANFSKEGFTIAPFRLPLKRLGWFDEPSLSRHYKRELDCIVVPILGMDTSFRRVGFGLGMYDRSLPKLLKRQLKRPLIVFVSRELAVANGVLTDAYDIEADLYMNARIVMKNNKRKHYEQRVNLHFIRSLGSVFDYRSSHILCDEKDLLR
- the rny gene encoding ribonuclease Y, whose product is MKRIYYARGQAVLKNASAKAKLMEFQAKSFIEAEEMRMKSQECKLQQQYENKNLQLQIHFDKKEVHLKHLEAQHKEFVRDEKRYLEKEKQELEKERQILEQEKENFEKQRAVCKEAQAKALDAMLNYMAYTKDEIKSMILEQLEEELEVQKSALIRRYEKEAKEEGKKKSYAILAEATACFAGNYATENLTTRIALPCSDYIGRVIGKDGKNIEAFKKVSGVDIEFSEDSSELCLSSFNLYRREVASETLKILIEDGRIQPNRIEEVYHRVARNMEKELLSEGESVVLELELGAMEDELKILIGKMRYRSSFGQNALQHSKEVALLAGLIAEQLGGDKKLARRAGILHDIGKALTQELGRDHVNLGVEVCKRHKEDPVVINAIYAHHGHEEIMSVECASVCAADALSAGRPGARRKSDEEYAKRMQTLEEIALEFDGVEKAYAMESGRELRVIVKSSQVRDNQMPIIARKIAKKIEESAQYVGEVGVQVVRESRFKTTATLKQ
- a CDS encoding MATE family efflux transporter, whose protein sequence is MYQVKKIFSLALPSGVNAFLDVLVVALSVFFVGKISHHHIVALGVGLQFLMLFYGINTILYTGTNAILSRLVGARDFTQINHAFSSIFIGAFAICLGVLFVSYFLIEPFLNWMQLQDPSRQLTQDYLEVLVIALPSIFLKNVLVSALASFSDTLTPFIVKIIMVITCIFLNQALIFGDFGFKEMGIVGSALANVIVSYWELLVLGVWIQIKKIPLKFKITFNFSFLKTMFRVGWPAGFERLLSLFSLILLSKFVASYGDKVLAGMQIGIRVETFSFMPGFGFMIAAMVLTGQNLGANKPKIATEYAHLILKISMGLMGVLGIVLVLFAKEFASLFSQDEEVLEVARSYLIAVGLSQAPLIGYFVLDGVFRGAGISKVSLYINTLSLWGLRIMPIYLLLIYHFKVEFIFVVIASETFLRSFIYYKVFSKGVWKRCGKKA
- a CDS encoding Na+/H+ antiporter family protein; translation: MLENSSIWSNPAFVAIICMCVLSLLRLNVMLSMISATLIAGLMGGLGITESFNAMIDGMKGNLNIALSYILLGALAVAIAKSNLIKVALSKLIGLMNYKRSTFCFLIAFIACFSQNLVPVHIAFIPILIPPLLHLMNRLELDRRAVACALTFGLQAPYLVLPVGFGLIFQTTILEQLKANGVSATLAQITGVMWIAGLAMVVGLLVAVLTLYKKPRHYKEKSFNIESYDSLQLNYHDYLTFIGIIVAFAIQLATDSMPLAAFLALAIILLGRGIKFKETDSLMDDSVKMMAFIAFVMLVASGFGEVLQKVHAIEGLVNAITSVIQGKLLGAFLMLVVGLFITMGIGTSFGTIPIIAVFYVPLCTKLGFSAESTILLIGIAAALGDAGSPASDSTMGPTCGLNADNQHNHIYDTCVPTFLVYNLPLIVFGVVGALLLG
- a CDS encoding carbon-nitrogen hydrolase, with translation MICTSVLQHAYCGSRKKTIEHTANLLEQALKKHPKTNLVVLQELNPYSYFCQSENPKFFDLGEYFEEDKAFFSALAQKFQVVLIASLFEKRTKGLYHNSAVVFEKDGSIAGVYRKMHIPDDPGFYEKFYFTPGDLGFEPIVTSVGKLGLMVCWDQWYPEAARIMALKGAEILIYPSAIGFLEEDSNEEKKRQQNAWETIQRGHAIANGLPLIATNRVGVELDPSGVIKGGITFFGSSFVVGALGEFLAKASDKEEILYAEIDLERTEEVRRMWPFLRDRRIDFYNDLLKRYI
- a CDS encoding tRNA threonylcarbamoyladenosine dehydratase; protein product: MSEPIDRFTRIRWLFKNDFKKIGRQRVLICGVGGVGGFALDALYRVGIGQITIIDKDVFDVTNQNRQIGSERIGESKVLVLQDLYKGIQALNLHVDEAFLNSFNFRDYDYILDCMDDLPIKTSLAIKCQNFAYGKFISSMGSAKRLNPKHIQVGSVWESYGDKFGRKFRDFLKKRRFKGDFKVVFSPEVPHCIELGSFNAVTASFGLQIASEVVQDIIK
- the fliS gene encoding flagellar export chaperone FliS gives rise to the protein MQYANAYQVYQHNRVSVESPAKLIEMLYEGILRFSSQAKRCIENEDIEKKIYYINRVTDIFTELLNILDYEKGGEVAVYLTGLYTHQIKVLTQANVENDASKIDLVLNVARGLLEAWREIHSDELT